The Siniperca chuatsi isolate FFG_IHB_CAS linkage group LG17, ASM2008510v1, whole genome shotgun sequence genomic sequence AAGGCATGACAATAAATATCTAACTTAactacagaaatacaaacattacAACATAGTTTTAGTTTAATCATTGTCATTATGGCAATAATTGACAAGTGTGAGGAAGAGCCTTGTGCTCGAAAAGTCACTAGTTAAATAAATCCtttcaatgtgttttaaaatgaacaaatactttcatttaaatgttatgaAAAATCATTAAAGAGTAATTTAACATTATATCCACTTTTTTGAGTtagtaaattatatttatagtCACTTTATTATACTATCAACTGAGTGCAATTGATTGTATGTGCAATCTggatttgaatacattttctgaatatGCAAAAAGGGGgtatttaaagggacagttcaccccaaaatcaaaaatacatatttttcctcttacctgtagtgctatttatctttcaagattgttttggtgtgagttgctgagttttttTTAGATATCTGCCATGGAGATATATGCCTTTCTTGAATATAGTGGATAAGctagataatccacagaccttgttgtgagcagtttcatgtaggaactatcggtagaaagaaaatagttcctacatgaaactgctcacaacaaggtctgtggatcttgattaaccgggtcatgatttctggttccattatattcaaaaaaggcagacatctctacagccaatatctccaaaactcacaccaaaacatcTAGATGGACAAAttgcactacaggtaagaagaaaaacatgtattttggattttggggtgaactgtccctttaagctaaAAAAGTGTTAGGTTGCTCTTTAAAGTATGATGTATTATTGACTTTCATCTCATTTAAGTTGTTACTGAAATACAGAGAGTCCAACAACCCACCTGACCAGCGATCCGATCCAGATCTCTCTGGCCCTGAGAGGTAAGTCTCCGTCCACTGTAACCACATGTTAAAAAACGCACATCTATCACTTGTTCAAATCAGAACATAGTCTTAAACACAttatccctctctctcacccatTTGGGTCCTTCTCCACCATCTTGAGGCCCTCCAGAGCTTGGAGGACCTTCCTCGCCACGTTCCTGGAGCCCACGCTGAAGTGGGCGGGGCATACACCGTTCCTTTGACGCCCTCCGTAGACCTTGATCATGGAGCCCACACCGACTCCTCCTCGCAGGTACAGGTGACGAGCTGTGGATGCTGGTGAGACGGACAAACAGTACACAGTATATGTTGCAATATATCCTTGTTTTATCATCAGAAACGCTCTTGACACGAAATCAAACATTCCAGCTTATCAAGTATGTGACACTTTTCTCTGCAGACTCTTGTGCTATTGTGGGTCAATATGCCTGAGTAGATAACAtacacagcagctgaaaagGGATTGTGTGCATATGCttttattgtatatattgtacCAGTTATGGAAAATCTACTCATGATAGGACTGTCCAATAATACACAAGTGTGCATAATGATCACATGGATTCCTAAAATGGGGTCCAGAGACCAGCAGAAGTCCTTGAGATGATTACATGGGTTGTctgggaaaatgtaaataattttaagtattaagtataagtattaaattaaagtttttaaagtATTTCACTTCTTTAATGTTGGTAAAGTCAAAGTAGCTATACATATCACAATGCAGAGttgtttaatttactgtaaaatcatACTTAATCATTAGATGGGGTAGATGGGGGCCAGGAACCAAATTGTATAAAAGAGAGCTATTTAATAAAGATCTATATGTGGTTTCTGATGTGAaggtttgagaaccactggtaTAGTGC encodes the following:
- the LOC122864902 gene encoding 40S ribosomal protein S19; protein product: MPSVTVKDVNQQEFVRALSAFLKKSGKLKVPEWVDTVKLARHKELAPCDDNWFYTRAASTARHLYLRGGVGVGSMIKVYGGRQRNGVCPAHFSVGSRNVARKVLQALEGLKMVEKDPNGGRRLTSQGQRDLDRIAGQVASANKKQRSLQSAI